The DNA segment TGAGATGCCAAGTAACGAGGAATCTTAGAATTTATTAGTCCCTCTGTATATATAATGCAGACATTGTTTTACATGTTGAATGTGAATTTTTTACTAGTCAACAGTTCCATAACATTACACTTCGCTCATTTCCTCAGTTTTCTCCCTTTGCCTGATGGAGCATTGAGCTTCATAGCTTCAGCAGCTTTCACTGCCGAGTATCTCTTATTTTACTTCCACTCTACGACCCACAAAGGCCTTGAGGGATGCTATCACTTCATCCTAGTCCTTCTTATTTCGCTCTGTATTCTATGTGCAATAGCCGGAGCACTCTTGCCCACCAGTTTTCCAGTTGATTTATGCAGCGGCATTGCCATAACACTCCAAGGCCTTTGGTTCTATCAGACAGCATTCACTCTCTACGGTCCAATGATGCCAGAGGGATGCTGGCTACAGGATAATGAAATCATGTGTCGTTCAACTGAACACGAGATCCATGGCGAGCTGCTCGCTAATTTCCAGCTGTTTATTCTAGTATTTTGTGTTCTTGTAGCTGTGGTTGGTGCATACATCTTCGCAGAGATGACATTCAATCGGACGCCAAATC comes from the Henckelia pumila isolate YLH828 chromosome 1, ASM3356847v2, whole genome shotgun sequence genome and includes:
- the LOC140874846 gene encoding uncharacterized protein, which produces MGSFRGHLVPGTLFLVVGIWHMWCSVARYVSNPKSFRFRVWNPVPGFNGKIKYLELYVITIGGFIDLCIEFLYSTHLKIIVHGSLNPSHMNNFEHSGMLLMFFIFGIVALLSEKTSFLPLPDGALSFIASAAFTAEYLLFYFHSTTHKGLEGCYHFILVLLISLCILCAIAGALLPTSFPVDLCSGIAITLQGLWFYQTAFTLYGPMMPEGCWLQDNEIMCRSTEHEIHGELLANFQLFILVFCVLVAVVGAYIFAEMTFNRTPNHVNSHASLES